In a single window of the Jaculus jaculus isolate mJacJac1 chromosome 9, mJacJac1.mat.Y.cur, whole genome shotgun sequence genome:
- the Naglu gene encoding alpha-N-acetylglucosaminidase encodes MEAAMLASAVGFLLLAWVGASAGDEAREEAAVRALVARLLGPGPAANFSVSVERALAAESGLDTYSLSGGGGGAPVRVRGSTGVAAAAGLHRYLRDFCGCQVAWSGSQLHLPRPLPAVPGELTEATPNRYRYYQNVCTHSYSFVWWDWNRWEQEIDWMALNGINLALAWNGQEAIWERVYLALGLTQSEIDDYFAGPAFLAWERMGNLHTWGGPLSHSWHLKQLYLQHQILDRMRSFGMIPVLPAFAGHVPKAITRVFPQVNVTQLGSWGHFNCSYSCSFLLAPKDPVFPLVGSLFLWELTKEFGTDHIYGADTFNEMQPPSSEPAYLAAATTAVYEAMIAVDPSAVWLLQGWLFQHQPQFWGPAQISAVLGAVPRGRLLVLDLFAESQPVYVRTASFQGQPFIWCMLHNFGGNHGLFGALEAVNRGPEAARLFPNSTMVGTGMAPEGIGQNEVVYALMAELGWRKEPVPDLAAWVSSFADRRYGAVQQDAEAAWRLLLRSVYNCSGDACRGHNHSPLVKRPSLQMNTTVWYNRSDVFEAWRLLLTAAPNLTNSPAFRYDLLDVTRQAVQELVSLYYEEVKAAYMNKDLVPLLRAGGLLAYELLPALDVVLASDSHFLLGSWLDQARAVAVSEAEAQLYEQNSRYQLTLWGPEGNILDYANKQLAGLVADYYQPRWCLFLEVLAHSLAQGIPFQQRQFDKDVFPLEQAFVLGKRRYPSQPQGDTVDLAKKIFLKYSPRGISGSL; translated from the exons ATGGAAGCGGCGATGTTGGCGTCGGCTGTGGGGTTCCTGCTCCTGGCCTGGGTCGGGGCTTCGGCCGGCGACGAGGCCCGGGAGGAAGCCGCCGTGCGGGCGCTGGTGGCCCGGTTGCTGGGGCCGGGGCCCGCGGCTAACTTCTCGGTGTCGGTGGAGCGCGCCCTGGCGGCCGAGTCCGGCTTGGACACGTACAGCctgagcggcggcggcggcggggcgcccGTGCGCGTGCGCGGCTCCACGGGCGTGGCGGCCGCCGCGGGGCTGCACCGCTACCTGCGCGACTTCTGCGGCTGCCAGGTGGCCTGGTCGGGCTCGCAGCTGCACCTGCCGCGACCGCTGCCCGCCGTGCCGGGGGAGCTGACGGAGGCCACGCCCAACAG GTATCGCTATTACCAGAATGTGTGCACGCACAGCTACTCCTTCGTGTGGTGGGACTGGAACCGCTGGGAGCAAGAGATTGATTGGATGGCCCTGAACGGCATCAACCTGGCGCTAGCCTGGAATGGCCAGGAAGCCATCTGGGAGCGG GTGTACCTGGCCTTGGGCCTGACCCAGTCAGAGATTGACGACTACTTTGCTGGTCCTGCCTTCCTGGCTTGGGAGCGCATGGGCAACCTGCATACCTGGGGTGGCCCTCTGTCCCACTCCTGGCACCTCAAGCAGCTTTACCTGCAG CATCAGATTCTGGACCGGATGCGCTCCTTTGGCATGATCCCCGTGCTGCCTGCATTTGCAGGACATGTCCCCAAGGCTATCACCAG GGTGTTTCCACAGGTCAATGTCACCCAGTTGGGCAGCTGGGGGCACTTCAACTGTTCCTATTCCTGCTCCTTCCTTTTGGCTCCGAAAGACCCTGTATTCCCCCTCGTCGGGAGCCTCTTTCTATGGGAACTGACCAAGGAGTTTGGCACAGACCACATTTATGGGGCTGACACGTTCAACGAGATGCAGCCACCCTCCTCAGAGCCCGCCTACCTCGCTGCAGCTACCACAGCCGTCTATGAAGCCATGATTGCTG TGGACCCTAGTGCTGTGTGGCTACTCCAAGGCTGGCTCTTCCAGCATCAGCCCCAGTTCTGGGGACCTGCCCAGATCAGTGCTGTGCTGGGGGCTGTGCCCCGTGGTCGCCTCCTGGTTCTGGACCTGTTTGCTGAGAGCCAGCCTGTGTATGTCCGCACAGCTTCCTTCCAGGGCCAGCCCTTCATCTGGTGCATGCTACACAACTTTGGGGGCAACCATGGCTTGTTCGGAGCCCTGGAGGCCGTGAACCGAGGCCCTGAGGCAGCTCGCCTCTTTCCCAACTCCACCATGGTAGGCACTGGCATGGCCCCTGAGGGCATTGGCCAAAATGAAGTGGTCTATGCCCTCATGGCTGAACTGGGCTGGCGCAAGGAGCCCGTGCCAGATTTGGCAGCCTGGGTGAGCAGCTTTGCGGACCGGCGGTATGGAGCTGTCCAGCAAGATGCAGAGGCAGCCTGGAGGCTGCTGCTCAGGAGTGTCTACAACTGCTCCGGGGATGCCTGCCGTGGACACAATCACAGCCCATTGGTAAAGCGGCCATCCCTACAGATGAATACTACTGTCTGGTACAACCGGTCAGATGTGTTTGAGGCCTGGCGGCTGCTACTAACAGCTGCTCCCAACCTGACCAACAGCCCAGCCTTCCGCTATGACCTGCTGGATGTCACCCGCCAGGCAGTGCAGGAGCTGGTCAGTTTGTACTATGAGGAGGTGAAGGCTGCCTATATGAACAAGGACCTTGTGCCCCTCCTCAGGGCTGGAGGCCTTCTGGCCTATGAGCTCCTGCCAGCACTGGATGTGGTGCTGGCTAGTGACAGCCACTTCCTGCTGGGCAGCTGGCTGGATCAGGCCCGGGCTGTGGCTGTGAGTGAGGCTGAGGCCCAGTTATATGAGCAGAACAGCCGCTACCAATTGACCCTGTGGGGACCCGAGGGCAACATCCTCGACTATGCCAACAAGCAGCTGGCAGGACTGGTGGCTGATTACTACCAGCCTCGCTGGTGCCTCTTcttggaggtcctggctcacagCTTGGCCCAAGGCATCCCTTTCCAACAGCGCCAATTTGACAAGGATGTCTTCCCTCTGGAGCAGGCCTTTGTTCTCGGCAAGAGGAGATATCCCAGCCAGCCCCAAGGGGACACTGTGGACCTGGCCAAGAAGATCTTCCTTAAGTATTCCCCCCGGGGGATTTCTGGCTCTTTGTGA
- the Hsd17b1 gene encoding 17-beta-hydroxysteroid dehydrogenase type 1 yields the protein MDRTVVLITGCSSGIGLHLAVRLASDASQSFKVYATLRDVKAQGPLLEAARARGCPPESLEILELDVRDTGSVATARARVTEGRVDVLVCNAGRGLMGPLEAHELDAVGSVLDVNVVGTVRMLQAFLPDMKRRGSGRVLVTASMGGLMGLPFHAIYCASKFALEGLCESLAILLLPFGVHVSLIECGPVQTAFHEKLEGGPGGSLERADAQTRRLFLNYQHHYQKILSEGQDPEEVTEVFLTALRAQKPALRYFSTDRFMPLARLRLDDPSGSSYVAAMHQASFPDLQTQEVTNAEAQGDPQSSSPPASPK from the exons ATGGACCGCACTGTGGTACTTATCACTGGCTGCTCCTCGGGCATCGGGCTGCATCTTGCTGTCCGTCTGGCTTCAGACGCATCCCAGAGCTTCAAAG TGTATGCCACGCTGAGGGACGTGAAGGCGCAGGGCCCACTGCTGGAGGCTGCCCGGGCTCGGGGATGTCCCCCTGAATCGCTGGAGATACTGGAGTTGGATGTGAGGGACACAGGATCAGTGGCCACTGCTCGGGCACGCGTGACCGAGGGTCGTGTAGATGTGTTGG TGTGTAATGCGGGCCGGGGCCTGATGGGGCCTCTCGAGGCGCACGAGCTGGACGCAGTGGGCTCCGTCCTGGATGTAAATGTGGTTGGCACGGTGCGGATGCTGCAGGCTTTTCTGCCCGACATGAAGCGGCGCGGCTCTGGGCGGGTGCTGGTGACCGCAAGCATGGGCGGCTTGATGG GGCTACCCTTCCATGCCATTTACTGTGCCAGCAAGTTCGCGCTTGAAGGTTTGTGTGAGAGTCTGGCGATCCTGCTGCTGCCCTTTGGAGTCCA CGTGAGCCTCATCGAGTGCGGCCCGGTGCAGACGGCCTTCCACGAGAAGCTGGAGGGCGGCCCGGGCGGGTCCCTGGAGCGCGCCGACGCCCAGACGCGCCGCCTCTTCTTGAACTACCAGCACCACTACCAAAAGATCTTGAGCGAGGGCCAGGACCCGGAGGAGGTGACGGAG GTCTTCTTGACCGCGCTCCGAGCCCAGAAGCCCGCGCTGCGCTACTTCAGCACTGACCGCTTCATGCCCCTGGCGCGCCTGCGCCTGGACGACCCCAGCGGCAGCAGTTACGTTGCCGCCATGCACCAAGCATCCTTCCCAGACCTGCAGACCCAGGAGGTGACCAATGCTGAGGCACAGGGGGACCCACAATCCTCGTCTCCTCCCGCCTCCCCGAAATAA